In Drosophila miranda strain MSH22 chromosome Y unlocalized genomic scaffold, D.miranda_PacBio2.1 Contig_Y3_pilon, whole genome shotgun sequence, a single window of DNA contains:
- the LOC117194689 gene encoding uncharacterized protein LOC117194689 isoform X2, producing the protein MGSFVFTDHQQQQQPGLQVPPECSADKNGLNAMLFLGQIHTSPLLSRPMGPIGHAHPIHLPSEGGFRWIQCCATDGFDGTTPRVELPLDRRAAWFSSPSRSVRRSRSQSISAPASRSSGNGSSGYLSLSIWRTCAFR; encoded by the exons atgggatccttcgtctttaccgaccaccagcagcagcagcagccggggctGCAGGTCCCCCCCGAATGTTCCGCCGACAAGAATGGACTCAATGCGATGCTCTTCCTAGGCCAAAtccacaccagtcctctgctgtCCCGCCCAATGGGTCCAATAGGTCACGCTCACCCCATCCACCTTCCCTCCGAAGGGGGATTCAGATgg ATTCAATGCTGTGCCACAGATGGCTTCGATGGGACCACCCCCCGTGTTGAGCTCCCTCTGGACAGGCGCGCCGCCTGGTTCTCGTCTCCGTCCCGCAGCGTGCGGAGGAGTCGCTCGCAGTCGATCTCTGCTCCGGCCTCGCGTAGCTCCGGCAACGGCAGTTCCGGATACTTATCcctcagcatctggcgtacctgcgcgttccgatag
- the LOC117194689 gene encoding uncharacterized protein LOC117194689 isoform X1, whose amino-acid sequence MGSFVFTDHQQQQQPGLQVPPECSADKNGLNAMLFLGQIHTSPLLSRPMGPIGHAHPIHLPSEGGFRWQIQCCATDGFDGTTPRVELPLDRRAAWFSSPSRSVRRSRSQSISAPASRSSGNGSSGYLSLSIWRTCAFR is encoded by the exons atgggatccttcgtctttaccgaccaccagcagcagcagcagccggggctGCAGGTCCCCCCCGAATGTTCCGCCGACAAGAATGGACTCAATGCGATGCTCTTCCTAGGCCAAAtccacaccagtcctctgctgtCCCGCCCAATGGGTCCAATAGGTCACGCTCACCCCATCCACCTTCCCTCCGAAGGGGGATTCAGATgg CAGATTCAATGCTGTGCCACAGATGGCTTCGATGGGACCACCCCCCGTGTTGAGCTCCCTCTGGACAGGCGCGCCGCCTGGTTCTCGTCTCCGTCCCGCAGCGTGCGGAGGAGTCGCTCGCAGTCGATCTCTGCTCCGGCCTCGCGTAGCTCCGGCAACGGCAGTTCCGGATACTTATCcctcagcatctggcgtacctgcgcgttccgatag